TATATCGAAGACTTAGTTCATGGTTTTGATTTTGGTAGCGTGATTATCGCTTATTGGCGTGGCTATAGAATGGATGATGATAATTTAAAAAATGCTGCAATGCGCTGGTTGCGTGGAGAATTTACGACTAAAGTTGAAGCAAAAGCAGCTTTAGGAGTGCGCGTCATTATTGACGATGATAGTTGGTATGATTATATAAAATTGTTTGCTAAATTTGTTGCTGAAATTGGCTATAAAGGACTGTTGATTATATTTGATGAAGCTGTACATTTATATCAAATATCTACTACGGTCACGCGGGAAAAGAATTATAATCGACTCCTGGCAATGTTTAACGATACCATGCAATGTAAAGCTGAACATCTTGGTATTGTTGTTGGTGGAACAACTAAATTTTTAGAAGACCCCAAACGGGGACTTTTTGCAGACCAGGCTTGGCAAAGACGCACAAAAGAAAGTCGTTTTGTTGCACAATCTGGCGTTCAGGAACATTTAGGGCCAGTGATTCGTTTGAACCCGTTAAGTGAAGCAGAAATATTGACACTTCTGCAACGTTTAGCTGAGATTCATGCACTCAATTTTGGGTATGAGCAGACTTTGACAAATCGTGAGTTAAAGGAATTTGTGCAAGAAATTATTAATCGCTTGGGTGCAGAAGCATTACTGACACCAGGGGAAATTGTGCGAGATTTTATGAGTGTCCTGAATATTCTTCACCAAAATCCAGGAATTGCATTTGCTAAATTAATTCATGGTTCTAAATTTAAACCTACTGCTATGGGTAAGGATACAGATGTGGATGAAGATGGCGCAGCAGAATTTAGTTTGTGAGTAATGTGAATCACAGAGAAAGGTACATAAGTGCGTATGCAAAAATGTTTAGCTCCGCGTAGCAAGTCCCCTACGGGGCAATACAGTTCAGTTAAGCTTTTTTCTCTCCCCTTGCTTCCC
This Nostoc sp. KVJ3 DNA region includes the following protein-coding sequences:
- a CDS encoding ATP-binding protein; translated protein: MAKLKISKKISTALINSLGAGVVPRMGVEYIAVGREQELKSLLQNLDDIGEGIAAFRFIIGNYGSGKSFLLQLIRNRAMEQGFVVADADLSPERRLAGSNNEGVATYRELMSHLATKTRPDGGALVSILEGWINKIQQEVVKETEMRPNDDGFDDKVESKIREVVQYIEDLVHGFDFGSVIIAYWRGYRMDDDNLKNAAMRWLRGEFTTKVEAKAALGVRVIIDDDSWYDYIKLFAKFVAEIGYKGLLIIFDEAVHLYQISTTVTREKNYNRLLAMFNDTMQCKAEHLGIVVGGTTKFLEDPKRGLFADQAWQRRTKESRFVAQSGVQEHLGPVIRLNPLSEAEILTLLQRLAEIHALNFGYEQTLTNRELKEFVQEIINRLGAEALLTPGEIVRDFMSVLNILHQNPGIAFAKLIHGSKFKPTAMGKDTDVDEDGAAEFSL